From a region of the Equus przewalskii isolate Varuska chromosome 2, EquPr2, whole genome shotgun sequence genome:
- the ARLN gene encoding sarcoplasmic/endoplasmic reticulum calcium ATPase regulator ALN, which yields MEVDAAAEYGRDGPRERRGVGEAGQQQQNHEVRPQSGTDRFSKHSYWLDLWLFILFDLVLFVFVYLLP from the exons ATGGAGGTGGACGCTGCGGCAGAGTATGGTCGGGACGGTCCTCGGGAGCGGCGAGGCGTGGGGgaagctgggcagcagcagcagaaccaCGAAGTACGGCCTCAGTCCGGGACAGACCGGTTTTCAAAACACTCCTACTGGTTGGATCTCTGGCTCTTCATTCTTTTCGACCTGGTGTTGTTTGTCTTCGTGTATCTTTTGCCCTG A